From a region of the Mercurialis annua linkage group LG1-X, ddMerAnnu1.2, whole genome shotgun sequence genome:
- the LOC126678000 gene encoding uncharacterized protein LOC126678000 isoform X1 — protein sequence MQKMQEWSYNPAPLSRINLLEMLKKMIRVLKLKEARQKRSLVLKEKKENKKINHGHLVDTSALCLGNLDTLLTTGQNNVTNICSTRQKYPSTSKTNLSKTVDKTTNTVFHPKRNRKNNNVTSTLDKPWNFGRPTCTCTFCGAVL from the exons atgcaaaaaatgcaG GAATGGTCCTACAACCCAGCCCCATTGTCAAGAATCAATCTGTTGGAAATGTTGAAAAAGATGATTCGAGTTTTAAAGCTAAAAGAAGCTCGACAGAAAAGGTCTTTAGTTTTaaaggaaaagaaagaaaataagaagATCAATCATGGGCATTTAGTAGACACAAGTGCTCTTTGTCTAG GGAATCTGGATACGTTATTAACAACTGGTCAGAATAACGTTACTAATATATGTTCTACTCGTCAAAAATATCCATCCACCTCCAAGACAA ATTTATCTAAAACAGTTGACAAAACAACAAATACTGTGTTTCATcctaaaagaaatagaaaaaataacaaCGTGACAA GTACCCTTGATAAACCTTGGAATTTCGGCCGGCCTACTTGCACTTGCACATTTTGTGGAGCAGTACTGTGA
- the LOC126678000 gene encoding uncharacterized protein LOC126678000 isoform X2, with product MQKMQEWSYNPAPLSRINLLEMLKKMIRVLKLKEARQKRSLVLKEKKENKKINHGHLVDTSALCLGNLDTLLTTGQNNVTNICSTRQKYPSTSKTSTLDKPWNFGRPTCTCTFCGAVL from the exons atgcaaaaaatgcaG GAATGGTCCTACAACCCAGCCCCATTGTCAAGAATCAATCTGTTGGAAATGTTGAAAAAGATGATTCGAGTTTTAAAGCTAAAAGAAGCTCGACAGAAAAGGTCTTTAGTTTTaaaggaaaagaaagaaaataagaagATCAATCATGGGCATTTAGTAGACACAAGTGCTCTTTGTCTAG GGAATCTGGATACGTTATTAACAACTGGTCAGAATAACGTTACTAATATATGTTCTACTCGTCAAAAATATCCATCCACCTCCAAGACAA GTACCCTTGATAAACCTTGGAATTTCGGCCGGCCTACTTGCACTTGCACATTTTGTGGAGCAGTACTGTGA